The following are from one region of the bacterium genome:
- a CDS encoding PD-(D/E)XK nuclease superfamily protein, with amino-acid sequence MATGDRFKKAIRAYIESWNLPIDIKEEKPVGYRFVGKPRHLDLILKHSDTNKYLGVEAKFQKTGGTTFQKLSYALQDCKASPIPTLLVFADPNNNIAIDLKAQLIFSGIGIELDFKYDEDDESTDTIIDPNNLFRQRVYIELGFDWFTLF; translated from the coding sequence TCTTGGAATTTACCCATTGATATAAAAGAAGAAAAACCAGTTGGTTATAGATTTGTAGGTAAACCGAGACATTTAGATTTAATCCTTAAACATAGCGATACAAATAAATATTTAGGTGTTGAGGCAAAATTCCAAAAAACCGGCGGGACAACTTTCCAGAAATTATCTTATGCATTACAAGATTGTAAAGCATCTCCGATACCTACATTACTTGTATTTGCCGATCCAAATAACAATATAGCTATAGATTTAAAAGCTCAATTAATATTCAGTGGTATTGGGATAGAACTTGACTTTAAATATGATGAAGATGATGAATCAACGGATACTATTATAGATCCAAACAATTTATTCCGTCAGCGTGTTTACATTGAGTTAGGTTTCGATTGGTTTACTCTTTTCTAG